The following are encoded in a window of Rhizobium sp. 11515TR genomic DNA:
- a CDS encoding pyridoxamine 5'-phosphate oxidase family protein: MAGVQFNPDFAIDDEQSLRELFEPPHSLAILKCQDSLGEHAREFIRRSPFLCIGSQHPDGKADVSPRGDPPGFVKVLDERTIAIPDRPGNNRLDTLANIIANPNVGLLFVIPGFEDTLRISGRAGLTRDPELLKDMAVAGRVPKLAILVSISEVFLHCAKAFRRSRLWSADYFQDRSEMPSLIKMILDETTGAPADRDEMRTMDDGLEEDYRRTLY; this comes from the coding sequence ATGGCAGGGGTACAATTCAATCCCGATTTCGCAATTGACGATGAGCAATCGCTTCGTGAATTATTCGAGCCGCCCCACTCTCTGGCTATATTGAAGTGTCAGGATTCCTTGGGAGAGCACGCGCGAGAATTCATCAGGCGCTCGCCGTTTCTATGTATTGGTTCCCAGCATCCGGACGGAAAGGCTGACGTCAGTCCTCGCGGCGATCCTCCGGGCTTCGTCAAGGTTCTCGATGAGCGTACGATTGCGATTCCGGATCGCCCGGGCAACAACCGCCTTGATACGCTAGCCAACATTATTGCCAATCCGAACGTCGGACTGCTCTTTGTCATTCCCGGCTTCGAGGACACATTGCGCATAAGCGGGCGGGCCGGTCTCACACGTGACCCGGAACTCCTGAAAGATATGGCGGTCGCCGGCCGCGTACCAAAACTTGCCATTCTCGTAAGCATCAGCGAAGTCTTCCTGCACTGTGCCAAGGCCTTCCGGCGGTCTCGCCTCTGGAGCGCGGATTATTTTCAGGATCGCAGCGAGATGCCCTCGCTCATAAAGATGATCCTGGATGAGACGACAGGAGCTCCTGCGGACCGGGATGAAATGCGAACGATGGACGACGGGCTGGAGGAAGATTATCGGAGGACACTGTACTAA
- a CDS encoding winged helix-turn-helix transcriptional regulator — MTRDEILNYSQAVCDGLREDDDGVRREVLTHAGNRWSLGVIHTLGVYGRLRHADIGRRMHGVTQRMLTRTLRELERDGLVTRYDLVEMPPRVEYELTELGMELLIRMIPLWTWVVENSDQFRKSREDYDSRPHAKPSWQTF, encoded by the coding sequence ATGACGAGAGACGAAATCCTGAACTATTCTCAAGCGGTCTGCGATGGCCTTCGCGAAGATGATGACGGGGTAAGACGAGAAGTTCTGACCCATGCAGGGAACAGATGGTCGCTGGGCGTCATCCACACCTTGGGCGTCTATGGCAGACTACGCCACGCGGATATCGGACGACGAATGCATGGTGTTACCCAGAGGATGCTGACACGCACTCTCCGAGAACTTGAGAGAGATGGGCTGGTCACACGCTACGATCTGGTGGAGATGCCGCCACGCGTGGAATACGAGCTTACCGAGTTGGGAATGGAGCTCCTGATCCGCATGATCCCGCTTTGGACATGGGTGGTTGAAAATTCAGACCAGTTTCGAAAATCGCGTGAGGACTACGATTCCCGCCCGCATGCGAAACCATCATGGCAGACTTTTTAA
- a CDS encoding aromatic alcohol reductase produces the protein MNSTPTTEAQSILVIGAGELGMPVLRNLALKAKDHPGTTVSVLLRAATVESTDPVKQRDVSEIRELGIKIVTGDILTATIGELAAIFGRFDTVIGCAGFSAGRDTPMKLAKAALEANLKRYFPWQFGVDFDVIGRGSPQDLFDAQIDVRDLLRGQNKTDWVVISTGMFTSFLFEPIFEVVDLENNVVNALGGLDTEVTLTTPDDIGALTAEVVFAQPTICNEIVYLAGDTVTYGEVADKLQTVLGRPFTKAEWTVPQLKSELAQDPDNHVKKYRAVFAEGKGVAWPKRGSFNERNGIKVTTAEEWIRENLRS, from the coding sequence ATGAACTCCACCCCAACGACAGAAGCACAGTCGATCCTGGTCATTGGTGCCGGAGAGCTCGGTATGCCTGTACTACGCAATCTGGCGCTCAAGGCCAAGGATCATCCTGGCACGACCGTCAGCGTTCTCTTGCGGGCGGCGACCGTCGAGTCGACCGACCCGGTGAAGCAGCGCGACGTCTCCGAGATACGAGAACTAGGGATCAAGATCGTTACTGGCGACATTCTCACTGCGACGATAGGCGAACTTGCGGCCATCTTCGGCCGTTTCGATACGGTGATCGGATGTGCAGGCTTTTCCGCTGGCCGAGACACGCCCATGAAACTCGCGAAAGCTGCACTTGAAGCGAACCTCAAGCGCTATTTCCCTTGGCAGTTTGGCGTGGACTTCGATGTCATCGGTCGTGGCAGCCCTCAAGACCTGTTCGATGCCCAGATCGACGTGCGTGACCTTCTGCGCGGGCAAAACAAGACCGACTGGGTGGTGATCTCTACGGGAATGTTTACGAGCTTCCTGTTCGAACCGATCTTCGAGGTCGTCGATCTCGAAAACAACGTGGTCAACGCGCTGGGCGGCCTTGATACGGAAGTGACACTGACGACGCCTGACGATATCGGCGCCTTGACCGCCGAGGTGGTCTTCGCTCAGCCGACGATCTGCAACGAGATCGTCTATCTCGCTGGCGACACCGTGACCTACGGCGAGGTTGCCGACAAGCTTCAAACCGTGCTTGGGCGGCCGTTTACGAAAGCGGAATGGACAGTTCCTCAGCTCAAGTCGGAACTTGCACAGGACCCCGACAACCATGTCAAGAAATATCGGGCGGTCTTTGCCGAAGGCAAAGGCGTGGCATGGCCAAAGCGCGGCAGCTTCAATGAGCGGAA